DNA sequence from the Pedobacter sp. W3I1 genome:
ACCAGCTCAATGTATAACCTGCGGCATATAAGCCCCTGTTGTGTTCATTGCTTCTACTGATTACAATCGTGTTGATAAAGGGTAACGAGAACATTTCTCCACAGGTAAAAACAACAATAGTAAGTGCAGCAGCAACGATGTGAAAACTCACAGGCGCGCTTAACATAATATAAGCAACCGAAAATAAAACTGCTCCTATGATGATGAAAAACATTGGAGATCTTTTCGCTTCAATCTTATTGATCATAATCATTTCGAATAAGGCAATTACTACTCCATTTATTCCTATAATAATACCGATTGCAAATTCATCAATGTGCCATTGCTCCTTAAAAAATACTGGTACAACTCTGAACATTAAAAAAGCACAGGTAATAAAAACAGTAGTGAGCAGGATGAATTTTACATAGAAAATGTCTTTCCATGGTTTCATAATGACCATGCTACTGGCATTTTCTTTGGCTTTTTTGATAAAATCTTTCACCTGTGGCAAAAACGACAGGATTAATAAACCAACCACAATGCTTACGCCTCCCTCTACAATAAACAGGAGTTTGTAATTTATTGAGGCAATAATACCTGCCAAACTGATTCCTACCGACCAACCTATATTTACTGCCAATCTGTTTAAGGAGTATGATCTTGTTATGGTTCCTTCTGCGGCATAATGTGCAACAGCTGTAAAATTAGCCGGACGGAATGCCTCAGAAAAAAAGCTGATTACTACGGCTAGAATACATAAAGTAGAAAAATGGGTGATCGTAGAAAAAAGCATGAAAAGCAAGCCGCCAATAATTGACGATAGAATTTGTACCGGGCGGAAACCGATCATATCGGTCAATTTTCCTCCTGTTGCCGAACCCAGAATTGAACCCACACCAAATAAGGTGATAATTAAACCTGCGTCCATTTCCGATCGATGTAAACTTTGGGTAACGTATAAGCCCATAAATGGAACGGCCATGCTCCCACATCTGTTAAACATCATTACAATGCTTAAAAGCCAGGTTTCTCTGCTTAATCCGCTGAATGATGTTTTATATGTATTAAAAATAAGTTTGAACATGGTGTATTTAGATGCAGTAAAAGTACCAAAAGCCAGATATTATTTAATCATCTGAATTCAATATCCGCTTATTAAACGAAAAAAAGATGAGCAAAAAATATCTCATAATTTTTCACAAATTTGCATCCGGAAACCGATCAAATGCCGCCAGAGAAAAGAACCCCAATAAACAAAAGTCCAGTTGCCAGAAAACCTGCCGCTAAGAAGCCTATAGCCAGAAAACCTACAGCAAGCAGAAAAAAGAAAGCTGTGCTTTCCGTTCAGCTTAAACTGGTTATTGCAGGTTTATTGTTGGTTTTACTCTCTCCATTTTATTACGGTTATGTATTAAAAAGTTTTGTAGCTACCTGGCGATGGGTTAAAGATTGGGGGCAAGACCCTAATTACAGAACCTACGAAAGTTTTAACATCAAGATCCCCAAAAAATATACCGTTCACGGAATCGACGTTTCCTATTATCAGGGTAAAATAAACTGGCAAAAAGTAAAGGAAATGAAAGAGGATGAGGTCAGTATCCGTTTTGCCTTTATCAAAGCCACAGAAGGATTAATGTTGGTTGATCCATATTTTCAACGCAACTGGCGCGAAGCCCCAAAAGCTGGGATTATATGCGGTGCTTATCACTTTTTCAGACCAAAAAAGGACGGTAAAACGCAGGCTAAATTTTTCTTACAAGTGGTACATATTGAGAAAGGTGATTTGCCACCAGTTGTAGATATTGAATCTTTAGATGGAGTTTCACCGCTAAAGATGAGGGCAGAGCTGTCTGATTTCCTTAATTACGTAGAAATGAAAACCAAAGTTAGGCCGATTGTTTATACCGGGCTTAAATTTTATGAAGATTATTTAGCCGATCATTTTGACGATTATCCTTTGTGGATTGCCCATTATTATCAACCAAAGTTAAGAATGGATAAAAGCCGCTGGAAATTTTGGCAGCATTCTGATAAAGCTAAAATTAATGGCATCGGCCATGTAGTCGATTTCAATGCTTTTAATGGAGATAGTTTGGCGTTAGATAGGTTATTGGTTCATTAGTTCAATGGTTCATTTGTCATTGGTTTACTAGTCATTAGTAATATACTTCTCCAATCGTCATCTGAACTTGTTTCAGAATCTATTATAGGTGATTTTTACAATCCTTTCATTGTTTAAATATATTGTTCCAGACCAT
Encoded proteins:
- a CDS encoding glycoside hydrolase family 25 protein, encoding MPPEKRTPINKSPVARKPAAKKPIARKPTASRKKKAVLSVQLKLVIAGLLLVLLSPFYYGYVLKSFVATWRWVKDWGQDPNYRTYESFNIKIPKKYTVHGIDVSYYQGKINWQKVKEMKEDEVSIRFAFIKATEGLMLVDPYFQRNWREAPKAGIICGAYHFFRPKKDGKTQAKFFLQVVHIEKGDLPPVVDIESLDGVSPLKMRAELSDFLNYVEMKTKVRPIVYTGLKFYEDYLADHFDDYPLWIAHYYQPKLRMDKSRWKFWQHSDKAKINGIGHVVDFNAFNGDSLALDRLLVH
- a CDS encoding MFS transporter, with translation MFKLIFNTYKTSFSGLSRETWLLSIVMMFNRCGSMAVPFMGLYVTQSLHRSEMDAGLIITLFGVGSILGSATGGKLTDMIGFRPVQILSSIIGGLLFMLFSTITHFSTLCILAVVISFFSEAFRPANFTAVAHYAAEGTITRSYSLNRLAVNIGWSVGISLAGIIASINYKLLFIVEGGVSIVVGLLILSFLPQVKDFIKKAKENASSMVIMKPWKDIFYVKFILLTTVFITCAFLMFRVVPVFFKEQWHIDEFAIGIIIGINGVVIALFEMIMINKIEAKRSPMFFIIIGAVLFSVAYIMLSAPVSFHIVAAALTIVVFTCGEMFSLPFINTIVISRSNEHNRGLYAAGYTLSWSCAQVVGPLFGFFIAKNLGYNWLWLGLAGMLLLCAWGFNTLNKKQAKTVLQTSKVQLEIE